One window of Peteryoungia desertarenae genomic DNA carries:
- a CDS encoding prohead protease/major capsid protein fusion protein, with the protein MTEIITRAESRLGTFNPEARTIEIVLGTENPVRRRSWESGSYDEILVISRQAINTERLNGMPLLDSHDAYSGLDSRLGSIVADSLRFEGKTALVTAKISRNPKGEALFRDLVDGHVMAASVGYRIDTQDKTEPLKGEVATVRATRWTPMELSIVSVPADPAATTRTLESEGHHNMTDPAATTMTRAELKRIKYIHDLARIAKIGPDTDLITRAVDDGISMDEFRAALTEHHIAEEQKAPTFPIVETRGMRDAQETTRTLMANGIMHRHGLTTKLEEGANQFRDLTLVEIAREVLQLRGHDHRGPASEVTRRALHSTSDFSHILGDITRQTLLQQYAAIPNTYQLIATRNVVPDLRDVKVIDLGNGPSLEKLTEKGEYRRGTANESSETFKMGHYGRVLGLTEAMIINDQLGAFARLIQTWAISAARLEGDIAWAPILQNDKLTSDNKALFHTDHGNLATMTGAPDLAKLEEARKAFRRQIDIDGQPIALAPRFLFTGTEHETTAQKLINSEINAQTFDAAVPQQVKNLTPVFEKRIDTLSDRAWFMFADPAETLGRGLQYAVLAGYETPRLKQREGFDFDGVEFRLDHYFGAGLTDYRFAYYNNGIEPEPEPNP; encoded by the coding sequence ATGACGGAGATAATCACCCGCGCCGAATCTAGGCTTGGCACCTTCAACCCTGAGGCCCGAACGATCGAAATTGTTCTCGGAACCGAAAACCCCGTTCGCCGCCGCTCTTGGGAGAGCGGGAGCTATGACGAGATCCTTGTCATCAGTCGGCAGGCCATCAACACGGAGCGTCTGAACGGAATGCCGCTCCTGGACAGCCACGACGCCTATTCCGGGCTTGACAGCCGGCTCGGTTCCATCGTCGCCGACAGCCTTAGGTTCGAGGGCAAGACCGCGCTCGTCACCGCAAAGATCAGCCGGAATCCGAAGGGCGAAGCGCTGTTTCGCGACCTGGTCGATGGGCACGTGATGGCGGCCTCAGTCGGCTATAGGATCGACACCCAAGATAAGACCGAACCCTTGAAGGGCGAAGTCGCGACCGTTCGCGCCACCCGCTGGACCCCCATGGAACTGTCAATCGTCAGCGTACCGGCGGACCCGGCAGCGACAACCCGAACCCTTGAATCCGAAGGACACCACAACATGACCGACCCTGCAGCTACAACCATGACCCGCGCCGAGCTTAAGCGCATCAAGTATATTCATGACCTTGCCCGCATTGCGAAGATCGGCCCAGACACCGACTTGATAACGCGTGCAGTTGACGACGGAATAAGCATGGACGAGTTCCGCGCCGCCCTTACCGAACACCACATTGCCGAGGAACAGAAGGCCCCGACATTCCCGATCGTGGAGACACGCGGCATGCGTGATGCACAGGAAACAACCCGTACCCTGATGGCAAACGGGATCATGCACCGCCATGGCCTGACCACCAAGCTTGAGGAAGGCGCAAACCAGTTCCGCGACCTGACCCTTGTGGAGATTGCCCGCGAGGTTCTGCAGCTTCGTGGTCATGACCACCGTGGGCCGGCTTCCGAAGTCACCCGTCGCGCATTGCATTCGACATCCGACTTCTCGCACATCCTGGGCGACATCACCCGTCAGACCTTGCTGCAGCAGTATGCGGCGATCCCGAACACGTATCAGCTTATCGCGACTCGAAACGTCGTACCGGATCTTCGCGACGTGAAGGTGATCGACCTGGGCAACGGGCCGTCATTGGAGAAGCTGACCGAAAAAGGCGAGTACCGGAGAGGGACCGCCAACGAAAGCAGCGAGACGTTCAAGATGGGCCATTATGGCCGCGTCCTGGGCTTGACCGAGGCGATGATCATCAACGACCAGCTGGGCGCATTTGCCCGCCTGATTCAGACCTGGGCGATTTCAGCGGCACGCCTTGAGGGCGATATCGCTTGGGCGCCGATCCTACAGAATGACAAGCTCACCAGCGACAACAAGGCCCTGTTCCATACCGATCACGGCAACCTTGCCACCATGACCGGTGCGCCTGACCTGGCCAAGCTGGAGGAAGCCCGCAAGGCATTTCGTCGCCAGATCGATATCGATGGCCAGCCGATCGCGCTTGCACCCCGGTTCCTGTTCACAGGTACCGAGCATGAGACCACGGCACAGAAATTGATAAACAGCGAAATCAACGCTCAGACCTTTGACGCCGCGGTACCGCAGCAGGTGAAGAACCTGACCCCGGTATTCGAGAAGCGTATCGACACGCTTAGCGACCGAGCTTGGTTCATGTTCGCCGATCCAGCCGAAACACTTGGCCGTGGCCTGCAGTACGCCGTCCTTGCAGGGTATGAAACGCCCCGTCTGAAGCAGCGGGAAGGCTTCGATTTCGATGGAGTCGAGTTCCGGCTTGACCACTATTTCGGCGCTGGCCTGACTGATTACCGGTTCGCCTATTACAACAACGGTATCGAGCCCGAGCCCGAGCCGAACCCCTAA
- a CDS encoding Panacea domain-containing protein yields MTYEPKKAAQLIAYLIHKSGRDRLNVLKAIKLVYLVDRESIKRFGFPVLDEKRCSMPHGPVNSMTYSYVAGDYDADAAGWSNYLRDRENHMIALAAENIDPAELDELSEADIECADAVWQQFGQMNQWELRDWTHDPRNVPEWEDPNGGSTIIPLQRIMHAVGVRDAEQFDQAAKDIRQIDAAFRAARVH; encoded by the coding sequence ATGACGTACGAGCCTAAGAAGGCAGCACAGCTTATCGCCTACCTGATCCATAAATCGGGACGTGACCGGCTGAACGTCCTCAAAGCGATCAAGCTTGTCTATCTGGTCGATCGAGAGAGTATCAAGCGCTTTGGCTTTCCTGTGCTCGATGAGAAGCGTTGCTCAATGCCTCATGGCCCCGTGAATTCCATGACCTACAGCTACGTGGCAGGTGACTACGATGCCGACGCAGCGGGTTGGTCGAACTATCTGCGGGACCGCGAAAATCACATGATTGCACTTGCTGCCGAAAACATCGATCCCGCCGAACTCGATGAGCTAAGCGAGGCCGATATCGAGTGCGCGGATGCTGTGTGGCAGCAGTTTGGGCAAATGAACCAGTGGGAGCTGCGGGACTGGACCCACGATCCCAGGAACGTGCCAGAATGGGAAGACCCGAACGGAGGATCGACGATCATCCCCTTGCAACGGATCATGCATGCGGTCGGCGTGCGGGATGCGGAGCAGTTCGATCAGGCCGCGAAGGACATTCGACAAATCGACGCGGCCTTCAGGGCCGCGCGGGTGCATTGA
- a CDS encoding helix-turn-helix domain-containing protein gives MQVKTTEQKIYVATGKEMAAMLGVSPRRLQQLVSEGAVSGKIGRNQFNVSDVVVTFREHIRQK, from the coding sequence ATGCAAGTGAAGACCACCGAACAAAAAATCTATGTGGCCACCGGCAAGGAGATGGCCGCGATGCTGGGAGTCAGCCCGCGCCGGCTTCAGCAGCTTGTTTCCGAAGGGGCCGTATCAGGCAAAATCGGCCGCAATCAGTTCAACGTCTCGGACGTCGTGGTGACGTTTCGCGAGCATATTCGCCAAAAGTGA
- a CDS encoding helix-turn-helix transcriptional regulator, protein MPSKKSNLNSKSPLISLNDACELTSLSRTAINTLRSAGRFPAALQISDKRIAFVRTEVEAWIEARISARARRAELA, encoded by the coding sequence ATGCCAAGTAAGAAATCTAATCTGAATAGTAAGTCGCCCCTGATATCTCTAAATGATGCTTGCGAACTTACCAGCCTGAGCCGCACCGCTATCAATACTCTCCGGTCGGCTGGGCGATTTCCTGCAGCTTTGCAGATCTCCGACAAGAGGATTGCATTCGTCCGCACCGAGGTGGAGGCGTGGATAGAGGCCCGCATCTCGGCCCGGGCGCGGCGTGCGGAGCTTGCCTGA
- a CDS encoding tyrosine-type recombinase/integrase → MARHKLTDSKIRALSKPGIYSDGDGLYLRVQSTGSRSWVFIWKRYGSRREIGLGPFGSGSGHVSLAAARAKAEEARQIVGQGGDPKTDLAERKAALQTATFGSVADEYRATMAPKWKSDKTVAKWKRFAETHAKAIRKVPVADVSTDDVLKVIRPLWSDKPETAGNIRECVKLVLDHAKARGLRTGDNPAEWKGHLDQILPPPKKLVRGHHAAMPFAEISEFFTRLATIGGVGARALEFTILTAVRSGETRGATWEEIDLEGKVWTIPAIRMKGGKEHRVPLSPRAIALLTEMRARQINDLVFPGAKGHSPLSDMTLAKALKAAGGTGYTVHGFRSTFRDWAAEATNFQREVAEAALAHAVGDAVERAYRRGDALEKRRQLMEAWEGYVLGKAASVTKIRAVVNEK, encoded by the coding sequence ATGGCGAGACACAAGCTAACCGATTCCAAGATCCGGGCACTGAGTAAGCCCGGAATCTACAGCGATGGTGATGGCCTTTATCTTCGCGTTCAATCAACGGGAAGCCGCTCCTGGGTTTTCATTTGGAAGAGGTACGGCAGCCGGCGAGAGATTGGCCTTGGCCCGTTCGGTTCCGGTTCTGGTCATGTGTCGTTGGCCGCCGCCCGGGCGAAGGCGGAGGAGGCCCGGCAGATCGTCGGTCAAGGTGGAGACCCTAAAACGGATCTTGCCGAGAGAAAGGCCGCACTGCAGACCGCGACCTTTGGCAGCGTCGCTGATGAGTACCGCGCGACCATGGCCCCGAAGTGGAAGAGCGACAAAACAGTCGCCAAGTGGAAACGGTTCGCTGAGACCCATGCAAAGGCAATTCGGAAGGTTCCGGTCGCGGATGTTTCGACAGATGACGTTCTTAAGGTGATCCGCCCGCTATGGTCAGATAAGCCCGAGACAGCCGGCAACATCCGAGAATGTGTGAAGCTTGTTCTGGACCATGCAAAAGCCCGAGGACTCCGAACCGGCGACAACCCGGCAGAGTGGAAAGGGCACCTTGATCAGATTCTTCCGCCACCCAAGAAGCTCGTTCGCGGGCATCATGCGGCTATGCCGTTTGCCGAGATCAGTGAGTTTTTCACTCGCCTAGCAACAATTGGGGGAGTTGGCGCAAGGGCGCTGGAGTTCACCATCCTGACAGCCGTGCGATCTGGAGAGACCCGAGGTGCGACCTGGGAGGAAATCGACCTTGAGGGAAAGGTTTGGACTATACCAGCTATACGCATGAAGGGAGGCAAGGAGCACCGGGTTCCCCTATCGCCCCGCGCTATCGCGCTGCTGACAGAAATGCGAGCCAGACAAATCAACGATCTTGTGTTTCCGGGCGCAAAGGGACATTCGCCGTTATCTGATATGACGCTAGCCAAGGCCCTAAAGGCTGCTGGAGGTACTGGTTACACCGTTCACGGATTCAGATCGACGTTTCGCGATTGGGCCGCCGAAGCGACGAATTTTCAGCGGGAAGTGGCAGAAGCAGCTTTAGCGCATGCCGTTGGTGATGCAGTCGAGCGAGCGTACAGGCGAGGCGACGCGCTGGAGAAAAGGCGACAGCTTATGGAAGCATGGGAAGGTTACGTGCTGGGCAAAGCCGCGTCGGTCACGAAAATACGCGCGGTTGTAAACGAGAAATAA
- the katG gene encoding catalase/peroxidase HPI, with protein MDGNVKNSGKCPVMHGSNTATGTTVMAWWPNALNLDILHQHDKKSDPMGKDFNYREAVKQLDVAALKADMKALLRDSQEWWPADWGHYGGLMIRLAWHSAGSYRLADGRGGGGSGNIRFAPLNSWPDNASLDKARRLLWPLKKKYGNKISWADLILYAGTVAYEDMGLKIYGFAFGRPDIWGPEKDVYWGAEKEWLAPSDNRYEDVTKPNTMENPLAAVQMGLIYVNPEGVNGKPDPMATAAQVRETFARMAMNDEETAALTAGGHTVGKAHGNGDAAKLGPEPEAGDIANQGFGWMNPNQNGKASLAVTSGIEGAWTTNPTVFDMGYFELLFGYEWELTRSPAGAQQWQPVGIKEEHMPVDASDPSVRRMPMMTDADMAMKVDPKYRAICEKFMADPAYFQDTFARAWFKLTHRDLGPRIRYIGPESPTEDLIWQDPIPAGPRNYDVGALKSKIAASGLSISEMVATAWDSARTYRQSDMRGGANGARIRLAPQKDWEGNEPARLAKVLSVLEPLAAEFGASVADAIVLAGNVGIETAATAAGYSVEVPFAAGRGDARADQTDAESFAPLEPLADGFRNWAKKDYVVSPEEMLLDRAQLMGLTGPEMTVLLGGLRVLGANYGGSKHGVFTDREGQLTNDFFVNLTDMGFTWKPTGKNTYDICDRKTGAAKFTATRADLVFGSNSILRSYAEVYAQDDNHEKFVKDFVAAWTKVMNADRFDLN; from the coding sequence ATGGACGGAAATGTGAAAAACAGCGGCAAATGTCCTGTGATGCACGGTTCGAACACCGCGACGGGCACGACCGTCATGGCGTGGTGGCCGAACGCGCTGAACCTCGACATTTTGCACCAGCACGACAAAAAGTCCGACCCGATGGGCAAGGACTTCAACTATCGCGAAGCAGTCAAGCAGCTTGATGTTGCGGCGCTGAAAGCGGACATGAAGGCGTTGCTGCGTGACAGTCAGGAATGGTGGCCGGCAGACTGGGGCCATTATGGCGGTCTGATGATCCGTCTCGCCTGGCATTCGGCTGGTTCCTATCGTCTCGCCGACGGTCGTGGCGGCGGTGGCAGCGGCAATATCCGTTTCGCACCCCTCAATTCTTGGCCGGACAATGCCAGCCTCGACAAGGCCCGCCGTCTGCTGTGGCCGCTCAAAAAGAAGTACGGCAACAAGATCTCCTGGGCTGACCTTATCCTTTATGCCGGAACCGTTGCCTATGAAGATATGGGTCTCAAGATCTACGGTTTTGCCTTTGGTCGTCCGGATATCTGGGGTCCCGAAAAGGATGTCTACTGGGGTGCCGAGAAGGAATGGCTCGCACCTTCCGACAACCGCTATGAAGACGTGACCAAGCCGAACACCATGGAAAACCCGCTTGCCGCCGTGCAGATGGGTCTTATCTATGTCAATCCGGAAGGCGTAAACGGCAAGCCGGACCCGATGGCAACTGCCGCGCAGGTCCGCGAGACCTTCGCCCGCATGGCGATGAACGATGAAGAAACCGCCGCGCTGACAGCTGGTGGTCACACCGTCGGCAAGGCGCATGGCAATGGCGACGCGGCGAAGCTTGGACCGGAGCCGGAAGCCGGCGATATCGCCAATCAGGGCTTTGGCTGGATGAACCCGAACCAGAACGGCAAGGCAAGCCTTGCTGTTACCTCGGGTATCGAAGGCGCCTGGACGACCAATCCGACCGTGTTCGACATGGGCTATTTCGAACTGCTGTTCGGCTATGAATGGGAACTGACCCGCAGCCCTGCCGGCGCACAGCAGTGGCAGCCGGTTGGCATCAAGGAAGAGCATATGCCGGTCGATGCTTCCGACCCCTCGGTTCGCCGCATGCCGATGATGACCGATGCCGATATGGCGATGAAGGTCGATCCGAAGTACCGCGCCATCTGCGAGAAGTTCATGGCCGATCCGGCTTACTTCCAGGACACCTTTGCTCGCGCCTGGTTCAAGCTGACCCATCGTGATCTTGGTCCGCGCATCCGCTACATCGGTCCAGAATCGCCGACTGAAGACTTGATCTGGCAGGATCCTATCCCGGCTGGTCCGCGCAACTATGATGTTGGGGCCCTCAAGTCCAAGATCGCAGCCTCTGGTTTGAGCATTTCCGAAATGGTCGCAACCGCCTGGGACAGCGCCCGCACCTATCGCCAGTCAGACATGCGCGGTGGTGCAAACGGTGCTCGCATCCGCCTTGCTCCGCAGAAGGATTGGGAAGGCAATGAGCCAGCTCGTCTTGCCAAGGTGCTGTCGGTTCTTGAGCCTCTTGCGGCAGAGTTTGGCGCAAGCGTGGCCGATGCCATCGTGCTGGCTGGCAATGTCGGTATCGAGACGGCTGCCACGGCTGCCGGTTATTCCGTAGAAGTTCCGTTCGCTGCCGGTCGCGGCGATGCCAGGGCGGACCAGACCGATGCCGAAAGCTTCGCACCGCTCGAGCCGCTGGCGGACGGTTTCCGCAACTGGGCCAAGAAAGACTATGTGGTGAGCCCGGAAGAGATGCTGCTCGACCGTGCCCAGCTCATGGGTCTGACCGGTCCGGAAATGACGGTACTGCTCGGTGGCCTGCGTGTTCTCGGTGCCAATTACGGTGGTAGCAAACATGGTGTCTTTACGGATCGCGAGGGACAGCTGACGAATGACTTCTTCGTCAACCTGACCGACATGGGCTTCACCTGGAAGCCGACCGGCAAGAACACCTATGACATCTGCGACCGCAAGACCGGGGCAGCGAAATTCACCGCAACCCGTGCCGATCTTGTGTTCGGTTCGAATTCGATCCTGCGTTCCTATGCAGAAGTCTATGCACAGGACGATAACCACGAGAAGTTCGTGAAGGATTTCGTGGCTGCCTGGACGAAGGTGATGAATGCCGATCGCTTTGACCTGAACTAA
- a CDS encoding LysR substrate-binding domain-containing protein, with translation MANLTLRQLRYFDALARHGHFGRAADACAISQPALSVQIKELEEALGVELFERGARHIKLSSFGEQFAERAQEILRSVDELVDFAKASQHQLVGRLRIGIIPTIAPYLLPRMIPRLTRMNATLDINVRETVTPKLLQELAEGKLDTAIVALPVSEPSLTELPLFEESFVLVRPLEDEGKPIPGRERLREMRLLLLEEGHCFRDQALSFCHMGSARPREILDGSSLTTLVQMVGAGIGVTLIPEIAVPVETGSAPVSVARFEDPQPSRTIGMVWRKTSPLARQLQQIADVVQTSASEIRQSGKEAFETP, from the coding sequence ATGGCAAATCTCACGCTGCGTCAGTTGCGCTACTTTGATGCCCTTGCTCGCCATGGCCATTTTGGACGCGCGGCTGATGCCTGCGCAATCTCCCAACCGGCACTATCGGTTCAGATCAAGGAGTTGGAAGAGGCGCTGGGCGTCGAGCTCTTCGAACGTGGTGCCCGGCATATCAAGCTGAGCAGCTTCGGCGAACAGTTTGCCGAGAGGGCACAGGAGATACTGCGATCTGTCGATGAACTTGTGGATTTTGCCAAGGCATCGCAGCATCAGCTCGTTGGACGCTTGCGCATCGGTATCATCCCCACAATTGCACCTTATCTGCTCCCGCGCATGATCCCTCGGCTGACCCGCATGAATGCGACACTCGATATCAATGTGCGCGAAACAGTCACGCCGAAATTGCTTCAGGAACTGGCAGAGGGAAAACTGGATACGGCAATCGTTGCGTTGCCCGTGTCAGAGCCATCGCTGACGGAACTTCCTTTGTTTGAGGAAAGCTTTGTCCTTGTCCGACCGCTGGAGGATGAGGGCAAGCCAATTCCAGGGCGCGAGCGTCTGCGCGAAATGCGCCTCTTGTTGCTGGAGGAAGGGCATTGCTTCCGTGATCAGGCTCTTTCCTTCTGCCATATGGGCTCCGCCCGCCCCCGTGAGATCCTGGACGGCAGCTCGCTGACCACACTTGTCCAGATGGTTGGTGCCGGTATTGGTGTCACCCTCATCCCGGAGATCGCGGTTCCCGTCGAAACGGGTTCAGCGCCTGTATCCGTTGCGCGTTTTGAAGACCCGCAACCCTCGCGCACCATTGGCATGGTGTGGAGGAAGACAAGCCCACTTGCCCGACAGCTGCAGCAAATTGCTGATGTCGTTCAGACCTCTGCGTCAGAAATTCGTCAGTCCGGCAAGGAAGCCTTCGAAACTCCATAG
- a CDS encoding spermidine synthase codes for MLPWIEIDRAQIPGGGGELRLKQRGQEFSIMLGANELMNSRLSGSEEALATLTHEKISERKKPKILIGGLGMGFTLRSALSVFPEDAHIIVAELVPQVVEWARGPMAEIFKGCLDDPRVEIKIGDVAAVIAATNAGLDAILLDVDNGPDGLTRASNERLYDHAGLTATLKALRPGGVVAVWSSGPDGAFTRRLTQSGFEAQALNVRASTKRSGARHVIWIARKRS; via the coding sequence ATGCTTCCATGGATAGAGATTGATCGGGCACAGATACCGGGCGGTGGCGGTGAGCTGCGCCTGAAACAACGGGGCCAGGAATTTTCCATCATGCTTGGCGCAAACGAATTGATGAACAGCCGCCTCAGCGGATCGGAAGAAGCGCTCGCGACACTTACTCATGAAAAAATCAGCGAGCGTAAAAAGCCGAAGATCCTGATTGGCGGACTAGGCATGGGCTTCACCTTGAGGTCCGCCCTCTCCGTTTTCCCGGAAGATGCGCACATCATCGTGGCCGAACTCGTGCCGCAGGTGGTTGAATGGGCACGAGGCCCAATGGCCGAAATCTTCAAGGGATGTCTGGATGATCCCCGAGTCGAGATCAAGATCGGCGATGTAGCCGCCGTGATTGCCGCAACCAACGCCGGACTGGATGCAATTCTGCTGGATGTCGACAATGGCCCGGACGGCCTTACCCGAGCCTCGAATGAAAGGCTCTATGATCACGCCGGCCTCACTGCAACGCTCAAGGCGCTTCGCCCCGGCGGCGTTGTTGCCGTATGGTCATCGGGTCCAGATGGAGCCTTTACCCGCAGACTGACGCAGAGTGGCTTTGAGGCGCAAGCCTTGAACGTGCGCGCAAGCACCAAGCGCAGTGGCGCACGCCACGTTATCTGGATAGCTCGCAAGCGCTCATAG
- a CDS encoding NAD(P)H-dependent oxidoreductase, with protein MSPLIEKLNWRYATKKMDPTKAVPEDKVERIVEAARLAPTSSGLQPFEVIVVTNPEVRAKIQEIAWNQAQVTEGSHLLVFAAWDNYTDDRINMMFDLVNKERGFTNEGWENYRKMLLNTYPGRDAQVNFEHAARQAYIGFGMSVAAAAFEGVDTTPMEGFDPAKLDEILGLRERGLRSVTILPLGYRAADGDWLVNLKKVRRAPEEFVSFVR; from the coding sequence ATGTCCCCATTGATTGAAAAGCTCAACTGGCGCTACGCGACCAAGAAGATGGATCCAACAAAGGCCGTGCCGGAAGACAAGGTGGAGCGGATTGTCGAAGCTGCACGTCTGGCTCCCACGTCGAGCGGATTGCAGCCCTTCGAGGTGATCGTGGTTACCAATCCCGAGGTTCGGGCGAAGATCCAGGAAATTGCCTGGAACCAGGCTCAGGTCACTGAGGGCTCGCATCTCCTGGTGTTTGCCGCCTGGGACAATTACACCGACGACCGCATCAACATGATGTTCGACCTGGTGAACAAGGAGCGTGGTTTCACCAATGAGGGCTGGGAAAACTATCGCAAGATGCTGCTCAACACCTATCCGGGTCGCGACGCGCAGGTAAACTTCGAGCATGCTGCTCGCCAGGCCTATATCGGCTTTGGCATGTCGGTTGCAGCCGCAGCATTTGAAGGTGTCGATACGACTCCCATGGAAGGCTTCGATCCAGCGAAGCTCGATGAGATTCTTGGTCTCCGGGAGCGCGGTCTGCGTTCTGTGACCATCCTTCCGCTCGGCTATCGTGCCGCTGATGGCGATTGGCTGGTGAATCTCAAGAAGGTCCGACGCGCGCCGGAGGAATTCGTCAGTTTCGTGCGTTAA
- a CDS encoding winged helix-turn-helix transcriptional regulator, which produces MSDRKAKPGSTMCENFDPTKCPTVGEMLSRLGDKWTVLVIIMLSGGPQRFSDLKRMVVGISQRMLTLTLRALERDGLVERTVHPTVPPRVEYALTDLGRSFGEPIRALGGWVFTNHDQIQKSRSDFDARHARENMKLVKLG; this is translated from the coding sequence ATGTCTGATAGAAAAGCCAAGCCCGGCAGCACGATGTGCGAAAACTTCGACCCGACCAAGTGTCCGACCGTCGGCGAAATGCTGTCGCGGCTCGGCGACAAATGGACGGTGCTTGTCATCATCATGTTGAGTGGCGGCCCTCAACGCTTCAGCGACCTGAAGCGCATGGTGGTTGGCATATCTCAACGTATGCTGACCCTGACCCTGAGGGCTCTGGAACGCGACGGGCTTGTGGAACGAACCGTACATCCCACGGTCCCCCCGCGCGTCGAATATGCCTTGACCGATCTCGGTCGTTCATTCGGAGAACCAATACGGGCTCTAGGCGGTTGGGTCTTTACCAATCACGACCAGATCCAGAAGTCGCGTTCCGACTTCGATGCACGCCATGCCAGGGAAAACATGAAACTGGTCAAGCTGGGATAA
- a CDS encoding EAL domain-containing protein: protein MAMGCVGCQDGKSFDVAFSMAFQPIVNLENGDVFAYEALVRGPEGEGASTILSQVDETNRYAFDQRCRVRAIELAAQLMPPYSSAKLSINFMPNAVYEPRACIKLTLATAKRVGFPLERIIFEFTEGEQTEPEHLLSILRTYQDMGFKTAIDDFGAGHSGLNLLARFQPDLVKLDMDLIRGLDVDRPKRIVVQHTVAMLKDLGVTVIGEGVESEGERDLLHSLGVELQQGYLFARPSFEAFVSSDY, encoded by the coding sequence ATGGCGATGGGATGTGTCGGTTGTCAGGACGGAAAGTCGTTCGATGTTGCGTTCTCGATGGCATTTCAGCCGATCGTGAATCTGGAGAACGGCGATGTCTTTGCCTATGAAGCGCTGGTGCGGGGGCCAGAAGGTGAAGGCGCATCCACTATCCTTTCTCAAGTGGATGAGACCAACAGATATGCCTTCGATCAACGTTGTCGGGTCAGGGCGATCGAACTGGCGGCGCAGTTGATGCCGCCGTATTCTTCGGCAAAACTCTCCATCAATTTCATGCCGAATGCGGTTTATGAGCCGAGGGCCTGCATCAAGCTGACCCTCGCCACCGCCAAGCGGGTGGGTTTCCCGCTGGAGCGTATCATCTTCGAATTTACCGAAGGCGAACAGACAGAGCCGGAACACCTTCTGTCGATCCTGCGCACCTATCAGGATATGGGGTTCAAGACGGCCATCGATGATTTCGGAGCGGGCCATTCGGGTTTGAACCTTCTTGCGCGGTTCCAGCCGGATCTGGTCAAGCTTGACATGGATCTCATTCGCGGTTTGGACGTCGACCGGCCAAAGCGGATTGTTGTCCAGCATACTGTTGCGATGCTGAAGGATCTTGGCGTCACCGTGATTGGCGAGGGTGTCGAAAGCGAAGGTGAGCGGGACCTCCTGCATTCGCTCGGTGTCGAATTGCAGCAGGGCTATCTCTTCGCCCGTCCGAGCTTCGAAGCTTTCGTCTCGTCTGATTACTGA